A region from the Lolium perenne isolate Kyuss_39 chromosome 4, Kyuss_2.0, whole genome shotgun sequence genome encodes:
- the LOC127348400 gene encoding protein MAIN-LIKE 1-like has product RMVWLLDQEYDREHRAVHMTERTTDLHPLKIRYHGTVDIPYDERYTEHIEPTGLLQFISLVSRGGPNMNAAALTALVDRWRPETHTFHLRAGEMAPTLEDVSMILGLPIQGEPLCMNTASDGWRQQMEALIGMDPPAPANPKERAPAGAAFSWIRLNFAQCPEGANEDTIRTYTRVYLWYMISRTLFPDSGGKLAHWCWLKALTVLEHRWSWGTAALAYLYRQVMICSMYYFPIVVC; this is encoded by the coding sequence aggatggtgtggctcctggatcaagagtatgacagggaacaccgggctgttcatatgacggagaggacaacggatcttcaccctttgaagattcgttaccatggcacagtggatataccgtatgacgagaggtacacggagcacatcgagcctaccggtcttctccagttcatatcccttgtaagccgtggggggccgaatatgaacgccgcggcactcaccgctcttgtcgaccggtggaggccggagacgcacaccttccacttgagggccggtgagatggcccctactctcgaggatgtttccatgatccttggactacctattcagggcgagccactgtgtatgaacacagcttctgatgggtggcgccagcagatgGAGGCGCTTATTGGCATGGATCCTCCGGCGCCAGCAAATCCAAAGgagagagctcccgccggcgcaGCTTTCTCTTGGATCAGGCTTAACTTTGCACAATGCCCTGAAGGGGCCAACGAGGACACTATCAGGACGTACACCCGCGTGTACTTgtggtacatgatttcgaggactctctttcctgacagtggggggaagctggcccattggtgttggctgaaggcgcttacggtgttggagcaccggtggagttggggaacagcggcacttgcctacctctaccggcaggtgatgatttgttctatgtactattttcctatagtagtgtgctag